The following DNA comes from Clostridia bacterium.
AGGACAGTGGAGTGAAGGTAGTGGTGGGTTTGACACCAACTTCCGAAAAGAGACAACAGGTCACCAATGACGGTCTTACCGTAATGGATACAGCGGAGGCTGCAAAAGCGGGCGACTTGATTATGATTCTTGTCCCGGACCAGGTACAGGCAGATGTTTATGAAAAGGACATCAAACCGTATGTAAAAGAAGGAAAAGTTTTGATGTTTGCCCATGGCTTTAATGTAACCTTTAACCAAATCATAGCACCGAAAGAAGTCGACGTGATTATGGTAGCTCCCAAAGGACCCGGACATACGGTAAGGAGTCAATATAAGGAAGGCAGAGGTGTTCCTTCACTGATTGCCATACACCAGGATGCTTCCGGGAAAGCAAAAGAGTACGCACTGGCGTATGCTGCCGGAATCGGTGCAGGTAGAGCAGGAATCCTGGAAACAACCTTCAGAGAAGAAACCGAAACGGATTTATTTGGTGAACAA
Coding sequences within:
- the ilvC gene encoding ketol-acid reductoisomerase, encoding MAKMYYDSDCNLGLLKGKTVAIIGYGSQGHAHAQNLQDSGVKVVVGLTPTSEKRQQVTNDGLTVMDTAEAAKAGDLIMILVPDQVQADVYEKDIKPYVKEGKVLMFAHGFNVTFNQIIAPKEVDVIMVAPKGPGHTVRSQYKEGRGVPSLIAIHQDASGKAKEYALAYAAGIGAGRAGILETTFREETETDLFGEQ